The Sedimentibacter sp. zth1 DNA segment TCCATCTGAATCTAATACTCTAGCATGAGTATCGTTAGTATGTACTATAGTTATAGTTTTTGTTTCTGGTGCTACATCTTCAGCAAAAGCGAATGAAAAGCTACTTAAAATCAACATTACAACTAAAGATAAGCTTAAAAGTTTTTTCTTCATAATAAAATATCCTCCTAATTTTTTGTTAATTACGAGGATATTGTATATATAAAATTATAAAAATTCAAGTATAATTTGGTAAATTTTTTATTATCTTTAATATGTTGCTCTAATTAAATTTACATCATCAATAAAATTGTTTACACTATACATAATTAACACATCATCAAAATCACAAGTTTCCATGATTTCACTCACTTTTTTAGAGTTTGATCTAAGATCAAGTACATATACCTCATCATAATTGTATGTCAAATATGGTACAAAAGAGTTTCCGAATGAATCTTTTATGATTAGCACTTTTGTTTTTTTATCTTCAGATTTATTTAATGAACCCTTATTCTTAATTACAGTTAAGTCATTATTACCATATATAAACGCAGCATACTTATCGCGAACATTAAATTTTTCATAATCATAAATATCCTTATATTCTTTATCACCTATCAGCATATTTGCAATTTCAACATCATAATAAGTTATATCATCAAACTGTGCATTGAATTTTTTTGCTTTTGAATAATAAGTTCCTAAGAAAAATTCAACTTCATTAGTCTTCAAATCATCTACATCAACATATTGTTTATCGACACTTTTCATAAAATCTATATAAGCATAATATGCACCAAGTGTTGTCCAGTGGTGATCTGTCTTATAATATATATATTCATTTTCGTGCTCATTCATTAAGCTAAGAAAATCTAGTGTAGTTACATTATCATAAGTTGAATATTCATTGTAAACATTCTCTATTAAACCTGCTTGATTATATAATTTTAACCCTAGGGGTAATTTTTCTTTTAATACCTCATATGAGTTAGGTATAAGTGCAAATTTGATATTAGCATCACTGTACATCTCTATAAACTTTTTGATACTTTCAATGTTCCTTTTTAATTGTTTTTCATTGATATTTTGAGTTTTATCTAATAAATACCCATCTTTTCCATAAACAATTCCATTATTTTCAGTCTTTCCTAAATAAAATTCAGATCTAGACTTTAAGTTAATCCACTTATTTCTAAATAAAAATTGTTCA contains these protein-coding regions:
- a CDS encoding DHHW family protein; the protein is MKNYFNKIKKLKNYPLLLLFFTFILSFTIIDIISPDKEFSDLENKFLQMTPEFSYDKFVKNEYVPKYERYINEQFLFRNKWINLKSRSEFYLGKTENNGIVYGKDGYLLDKTQNINEKQLKRNIESIKKFIEMYSDANIKFALIPNSYEVLKEKLPLGLKLYNQAGLIENVYNEYSTYDNVTTLDFLSLMNEHENEYIYYKTDHHWTTLGAYYAYIDFMKSVDKQYVDVDDLKTNEVEFFLGTYYSKAKKFNAQFDDITYYDVEIANMLIGDKEYKDIYDYEKFNVRDKYAAFIYGNNDLTVIKNKGSLNKSEDKKTKVLIIKDSFGNSFVPYLTYNYDEVYVLDLRSNSKKVSEIMETCDFDDVLIMYSVNNFIDDVNLIRATY